Proteins from a genomic interval of Streptococcus oralis:
- a CDS encoding phage tail tip lysozyme — protein MSRKTRRDLRDAKREYKEAKSDLKTTKNSYKQAEKREARLLNPKTDAEKRYLGQKQKARRTVASKEIETLKERKKTAKVKKRQAIQRNGGTKVQKLGRVTHHQASHFVDSAFQDNDVLEDIASARQTIRRTHAEVRQAKKLGNYTVKIGKGATRVVYGAGNRTYNLVRGRSFTRTPVANRWETKVTNKYERLRARLRTSKAGKTTSATKKVAVKVGKPILAVLKNPLSAKAYLIMFLGVLIIALLGVVTGGGTSTVAQNEFDLTEAWTHISKIDREKSTDKVDYWTNIDEIMMFMGYKYEDYKLDSPYNTDKKWWELNKPYKDLLSTIWDDLNKDKDNLKTMADIYTSSDNKYLKLSESELKEYNEVLEQAKQVGYYVTYNDLSNPFNAEANDEKLDPIRIDKRFGYVSKTEIYNGSVLQANQGSKLYAVMDGTISIKEQDVIISSETAEFTYKNVTRVRVNDGDKIKVGNEIGEVSDVGGQEVYYRKLKNKKKKEWVWVNVGFYLPKVEYNQTTSVISDMNLDGDIGKKINEIYNYFKKQDSSVTLNGVSAILGNFWTESSITAKRAEGDYLSPPVGASANSWDDPNWLNMGNAEVYQGKYPNIVHRGIGLGQWTDTRDGSIRHTMLLNYAKDKGKNWYDLELQLDFMLNGDSPYYIEHLKNILHSSEDVDYLTNRFLVYWEGNEGDKVKERQHNAQQVLSYLKNPRGHTRGGSSVLESSWGFPSEYSSKISSYPSSATVSASLDGNTYPIGQCTWYVYNRLVEAGAPHYNWLGDGQNWVRGLTARGWKYSSTPVAGAVMSIQGGFWNTPEENGHVSYVEHVNEDGSFLVSECNIQGVQNRIHWTLWTNQSYLSFAIPPK, from the coding sequence TTGTCGAGAAAAACAAGACGTGATCTCCGTGATGCCAAACGTGAGTACAAGGAAGCCAAGTCTGACCTCAAGACAACGAAAAACAGCTATAAACAAGCTGAAAAGAGAGAAGCTCGGCTCTTAAACCCCAAGACAGATGCCGAAAAGCGTTACCTGGGGCAGAAACAAAAGGCAAGACGGACGGTCGCTAGTAAAGAGATTGAAACGCTCAAAGAGCGTAAGAAGACCGCTAAAGTAAAGAAACGCCAAGCCATTCAGCGTAACGGTGGAACAAAGGTTCAAAAGCTGGGGCGAGTTACTCATCACCAGGCTTCTCATTTTGTGGATTCGGCTTTTCAGGATAATGATGTGCTTGAAGATATTGCTTCAGCACGTCAGACTATCCGTAGAACACACGCTGAAGTAAGACAAGCTAAGAAGCTAGGCAATTATACCGTCAAGATTGGTAAAGGGGCAACTAGGGTCGTATATGGTGCAGGAAATCGCACCTATAACCTTGTCCGTGGTCGTAGTTTTACCAGGACTCCTGTTGCCAATCGATGGGAAACGAAAGTTACTAATAAATACGAACGTTTACGGGCGAGATTAAGAACTTCAAAGGCAGGTAAGACCACTAGTGCTACTAAAAAAGTAGCCGTAAAAGTTGGGAAGCCTATCTTGGCAGTTCTTAAAAATCCCTTATCAGCTAAAGCCTACTTGATTATGTTTTTAGGAGTTCTGATTATTGCCTTGTTAGGAGTCGTGACAGGTGGAGGAACTTCAACTGTAGCACAAAACGAGTTTGATCTTACAGAAGCTTGGACTCATATTTCAAAAATTGATAGAGAAAAATCAACAGATAAGGTTGATTATTGGACAAATATTGATGAAATAATGATGTTCATGGGTTACAAATATGAAGATTACAAGCTAGATTCACCCTATAATACTGATAAGAAGTGGTGGGAATTAAATAAACCTTATAAAGATCTTTTATCAACAATTTGGGATGATTTAAACAAGGATAAAGACAACCTTAAAACAATGGCTGATATTTATACTTCTTCAGATAATAAATATCTTAAATTAAGCGAATCTGAGTTGAAAGAGTATAATGAAGTTTTAGAGCAAGCTAAACAAGTTGGTTATTATGTAACCTACAACGATTTATCGAACCCCTTTAATGCTGAAGCAAATGATGAAAAATTAGATCCAATACGGATTGATAAAAGGTTTGGCTATGTTTCAAAAACAGAGATATATAATGGTTCTGTTTTGCAAGCGAATCAAGGGTCAAAACTTTATGCTGTAATGGATGGTACAATTTCTATAAAAGAGCAAGATGTGATTATATCATCAGAAACGGCAGAGTTTACTTATAAGAATGTGACTCGTGTTCGTGTTAATGATGGTGATAAGATTAAAGTTGGGAATGAAATCGGTGAGGTAAGTGATGTAGGAGGGCAAGAAGTTTACTATAGAAAACTCAAAAACAAGAAAAAGAAAGAATGGGTTTGGGTAAATGTTGGTTTCTATCTTCCAAAAGTTGAATACAATCAGACTACTTCAGTAATTTCAGATATGAACCTAGATGGTGATATTGGAAAAAAAATAAATGAGATATATAACTACTTCAAAAAACAAGATAGCAGCGTAACTTTAAACGGTGTCTCAGCAATTTTAGGAAACTTCTGGACAGAATCATCAATAACAGCAAAAAGGGCCGAAGGAGACTATTTAAGCCCTCCTGTGGGCGCATCAGCTAACTCATGGGATGATCCTAACTGGTTAAACATGGGTAATGCTGAAGTATATCAAGGGAAATATCCAAATATTGTCCATAGAGGTATTGGACTTGGACAATGGACTGATACCCGTGATGGTTCGATCAGACATACAATGTTATTGAACTACGCAAAGGATAAAGGGAAAAATTGGTATGATCTTGAACTTCAACTTGACTTCATGCTAAATGGTGATTCTCCTTACTACATTGAACATTTAAAGAATATCCTTCATTCAAGCGAAGATGTAGATTATTTAACTAACAGATTTCTTGTATATTGGGAAGGAAACGAAGGAGATAAAGTAAAAGAACGGCAACATAATGCTCAACAAGTTTTATCGTATCTCAAAAATCCTAGAGGTCACACTAGAGGAGGAAGTTCCGTTTTAGAAAGTTCATGGGGTTTTCCTTCAGAGTATTCATCTAAAATATCTAGCTATCCTTCATCAGCGACTGTATCAGCTAGTCTTGATGGTAATACTTACCCTATTGGTCAATGCACCTGGTACGTGTATAATCGGTTAGTAGAAGCAGGAGCTCCTCATTATAATTGGTTAGGAGATGGACAGAACTGGGTTAGAGGATTGACTGCTAGAGGATGGAAATATAGTTCAACTCCTGTAGCAGGAGCGGTTATGTCAATTCAAGGAGGTTTTTGGAATACTCCAGAAGAGAATGGGCATGTATCTTATGTTGAACATGTAAATGAAGATGGTAGTTTCCTTGTTTCTGA